In Rutidosis leptorrhynchoides isolate AG116_Rl617_1_P2 chromosome 2, CSIRO_AGI_Rlap_v1, whole genome shotgun sequence, one genomic interval encodes:
- the LOC139893350 gene encoding uncharacterized protein isoform X1 has translation MYAESGLMFPYFQSFSPDVQQFDDFCYSHKSNASLGSVVQSSNVSDYDFGDEGDLFKAPELILDQPLTTLDPMTTAMSMISCGEDNITSQELNATDIESLQNEDFLNDVYHEYKDILEKREVETSPLSEVLNYKIPVKIDESVTVKENVHPPGQIPKSMSSDCLSSVEWIHGAQTKPGFLNITDVNFGNVNGMRRAFSEGDIKTLGHGNGSHRNSSLGQAQLMSEHTIEDRWQKLSRYRNKKTKRNFGRKIKYACRKALADSQPRIRGRFAKTE, from the exons ATGTATGCTGAAAGTGGTTTAATGTTTCCTTATTTCCAGAGCTTTTCACCTGATGTTCAACAATTTGATGATTTCTGTTACTCACACAAATCCAATGCTTCTTTG GGTAGTGTTGTTCAGAGCTCTAATGTATCGGATTACGATTTCGGGGACGAAGGGGATCTCTTTAAAGCGCCAGAACTGATACTTGACCAACCATTGACCACCCTTGACCCGATGACTACCGCCATGTCAATGATTTCTTGTGGAGAAGACAACATTACATCGCAAGAACTCAATGCTACTGATATCGAATCACTTCAAAATGAGGACTTTTTAAATGATGTTTATCATGAGTATAAAGATATACTGGAAAAACGAGAAGTCGAAACATCACCACTCTCGGAAGTTTTAAATTATAAGATTCCAGTTAAGATCGATGAGAGTGTTACCGTGAAAGAAAATGTGCATCCGCCTGGACAGATTCCGAAAAGCATGAGCTCGGATTGTTTAAGCTCTGTCGAATGGATTCATGGGGCTCAAACTAAACCCGGTTTCTTGAATATTACTGACGTGAATTTCGGAAATGTTAATGGAATGCGAAGGGCGTTCAGTGAAGGAGACATAAAG ACTCTTGGTCATGGAAATGGAAGCCACCGGAACTCGTCTCTTGGGCAAGCACAACTAATGAGTGAACACACCATTGAAGACCGTTGGCAAAAGCTCTCAAGATACAGGAATAAGAAAACAAAGAGGAATTTTGGTAGAAAAATTAAG TATGCATGCAGGAAGGCATTAGCAGACAGTCAACCAAGGATCAGGGGAAGGTTTGCCAAGACAGAGTGA
- the LOC139893350 gene encoding uncharacterized protein isoform X2, with protein MKGSVVQSSNVSDYDFGDEGDLFKAPELILDQPLTTLDPMTTAMSMISCGEDNITSQELNATDIESLQNEDFLNDVYHEYKDILEKREVETSPLSEVLNYKIPVKIDESVTVKENVHPPGQIPKSMSSDCLSSVEWIHGAQTKPGFLNITDVNFGNVNGMRRAFSEGDIKTLGHGNGSHRNSSLGQAQLMSEHTIEDRWQKLSRYRNKKTKRNFGRKIKYACRKALADSQPRIRGRFAKTE; from the exons ATGAAA GGTAGTGTTGTTCAGAGCTCTAATGTATCGGATTACGATTTCGGGGACGAAGGGGATCTCTTTAAAGCGCCAGAACTGATACTTGACCAACCATTGACCACCCTTGACCCGATGACTACCGCCATGTCAATGATTTCTTGTGGAGAAGACAACATTACATCGCAAGAACTCAATGCTACTGATATCGAATCACTTCAAAATGAGGACTTTTTAAATGATGTTTATCATGAGTATAAAGATATACTGGAAAAACGAGAAGTCGAAACATCACCACTCTCGGAAGTTTTAAATTATAAGATTCCAGTTAAGATCGATGAGAGTGTTACCGTGAAAGAAAATGTGCATCCGCCTGGACAGATTCCGAAAAGCATGAGCTCGGATTGTTTAAGCTCTGTCGAATGGATTCATGGGGCTCAAACTAAACCCGGTTTCTTGAATATTACTGACGTGAATTTCGGAAATGTTAATGGAATGCGAAGGGCGTTCAGTGAAGGAGACATAAAG ACTCTTGGTCATGGAAATGGAAGCCACCGGAACTCGTCTCTTGGGCAAGCACAACTAATGAGTGAACACACCATTGAAGACCGTTGGCAAAAGCTCTCAAGATACAGGAATAAGAAAACAAAGAGGAATTTTGGTAGAAAAATTAAG TATGCATGCAGGAAGGCATTAGCAGACAGTCAACCAAGGATCAGGGGAAGGTTTGCCAAGACAGAGTGA